From the genome of Nicotiana sylvestris chromosome 2, ASM39365v2, whole genome shotgun sequence, one region includes:
- the LOC138886038 gene encoding uncharacterized protein, which yields MSIWDTSRDRLDNGKQFIGSKVSRFLKDNKIKKILSMPDHPSKNGQEESSNKTIIQNLKKRLTGSKGKWKEILPEVMWAYRTTLKSSTKVTPFSLVYGAKDLIFFEVRELSLKFWYATEESNGEAVTMSLELMDERGEAALVRLAAHKQRIGRYLARGGCGN from the exons atgtcgatttgggataccagCCGAGATCGTTTGGACAACGGGAaacaattcatcggcagcaaggtgAGTAGGTTTCTCAAAGATAACAAGATTAAAAAGATATTATCAATGCCTGATCACCCTAGTAAGAATGGGCAAGAGGAATCATCGAACAAGACTATTATCCAAAATCTAAAAAAGAGGTTGACCGGTTCGAAAGGAAAGTGGAAGGAAATCTTGCCCGAAGTCATGTGGGCATATCGTACGACCTTGAAGTCGAGCACCAAGGTGACCCCATTTTCTCTAGTCTACGGTGCTAAAGACTTAATATTTTTTGAGGTACGGGAACTGAGCCTCAAATTCTGGTATGCTACCGAAGAGTCAAACGGCGAGGCTGTGACCATGAGCCTGGAACTAATGGACGAAAGGGGGGAGGCCGCCCTGGTTCGGTTGGCTGCCCATAAGCAGCGAATAGGAAG GTACTTGGCCAGGGGAGGATGTGGAAATTAG